The DNA segment atatcatgggctgacatctgatgggagggcgttccacagatgggcgccactaccgagaaggccctctgctggttccctgtaagcccgcttctcgcagtgagggaactgccagaaggaccccggcgctggacctcagtgtccgggctcgaTGATGGACATatgaggttgtttagggctttaaaggtcagcaccaacactttgaattgtgcttggaaacgtactgggagccaatgtaggtctttcaggactggtgttatatggtctcagtggccactcccagtcaccagtccagctgccgcattctggattagttgtcattTCCGGGTCAAAGATCCCAGATTCAGAAGATCTCATGCATGCCGAAAGATCTTGCTACAATCTTGAGAGCTCACTGAAATATTGTGGGGTCATATGTGCTCCGCAAGATTTTGCCGGAAACCACCACTGGCAAGGCAGGATTGGCTGCCCCTCTGGGGGGCTGACCCATGGAGTTGTTTATCTTTGGAGggcattgcacaacagaggaaaatgACTCCCAATGCCCCCAGATCCCAAGTGTTATTCCTTCTTCTCgtctgtgttttgtttcagtGCTTATTGGCGTTGGCACAGACACACTGCTCCTGGGTCAGTTCAAGAGCCTGGCTGTCTACTTGCTGTGAGTATGACTGtctgatttggggggaaataacatgGATTTGAgagagcagtatagatttggaactgtGGTTCGCAGAGGGGCACAGTTCACATGGCAGAAGCTGGGGAATACTGAATGGGGAACCGTTAGCAGAAGCTACACTAGAAGAgggagttaacagattcacagtctctggacagcattcaacCCCTTTCTCCAAGAacacggagagctcagaaagtgttagaacagaaagcgcagagggttCAAGCTCAGGTTACAAGACGtgggagtgacgtagattaatagggacggaggaGGGGAgtaacccttaattgggagcactgccatttctttgttctctcactgtgattattaaagattctaactggtaagacgttcctTTCATTTTATCTTTTGCTTACTGCCATGGGGGAGGAAgtcgattccccgaagcctgacaacaGGATGCCGAATATTGCACTATGGTCATGTCAAGGCTCCTTAGAGGAGGAGGCAATAGGGCTTCAGTATCCTGTCAGGGGCTTggagcctccttcccaaagcctgggaagcttctgcccagcttagggggGAGGCGTGATGCTCGCACACGCGACATCAGGACATCGCTCTCCCAAATTGCCCTCGCAagctgttcccctatgaaaagtTTCACTGCACAGCACTGCATGTTCCCCTGTTCAtggtctaggaccctcgtacctatgggactgcctctcccggtatgccccacggagagcctcaaggtccataaatagcaacaccctagaggtcccgggtcctaaggaagttagattggcttcaaccagagccagggccttttcaacactggctccagcctggtggaacactctgcctcatgagaccaggaccctgcaggatctgatttctttccgcagggcctgtaagacagagttgttccgcgtggcctttggcttggagccagtttgattccctcccctccccttctttctttttcttttttcctttctcctctgatgaggctgcattttaccgtatttttcgccccataggacgcaccggcccataggatgcacctagttttttggggggaaataaagaaaaaaaaattatttcccccgagcttcccccgaccccagcccccagaacaggctgctatccgcaagccgtaggagagctgcgcgaagtcgtgcatctctcccacggctagcgtaGAGCTGAAcgaagcccgaagcctggggtgtgctgagctcagcgcgccccaagcttctgggtgcaggcaagctctccgctagtcGTAGGAGAGCTGTGcaacttcgcgcagctctcccacggctagcggatagcttcctgaagcctggagagcgagaggggtctgtgcgcaccgacccctctcgctctccaggcttcagcgaaagcctgcattcgccccataggatgcacacacatttccccttcatttttggaggggaaaaagtgcgtcctatagggcaaaaaatacggtaatattttaatgtttaaatattttaatgttgtattttaatcttgtttttaagttgtattcattcaacttgtttttattattgcttgttagccgccctgagcccggccttggctggggagggcagggtataaataaaaaattattattattattattattattattattattattattattattattaccgagcGCTGCGGGGGGTTGCCATTTGCTCCTTGTTCCTCGCCCGTTAACGATTTCTCGTTCTTCAGTGTTTCAGGGATAGCCGTGTCCCTGTGCGAAGCAGCATACTTTGTGGGCCTGCTCTTGACCGCTTGCTGCACGTGAGTGTGCCCCGTTCCATTCCTTCCCCCAACCCTCCTTCCCTCCTACAATTCAGCTTGGGGAAGCACTTCTGGGTTGAGCTGGACTCTGAGCTCTTTTTGAGAGTTCACCTTGAGGGTGACTGATGTTTTGCTTTAGCCAGCTTCTCATTCTTCCACTGCAGCCCCAAGACGGGATCTGGGATGCACACTTGCTGGAAGCACGCCAGACGTCGGGGGGCCTTCCAGAAGTTTCTGATGTATGTTTTGCTCTCAGTAGCCTGCTTCCTGCACCCTGTCATAGTTTGGCACGTCACTATCCCAGGTGAGAGGGTGAGAGGGTGACTGGGAATAACcagtagaatgggggggggggtgtttatttttattttttgcaaatacaGTAAACAGTAGCTGTAATCAAAAAATTATTTTAGGATTCAAAAAAGCAATataaagtgttatgtactgaagttctcaccctgggccagcagatagctatgcaaataagggatcgaaagtgacattcagtgattggatagttttagaaagttgttacagtaacattgtactggagctctatataagcaggctgacttagcccttcagttcagttctgttctggcctgtgaataaacaagagctgtttgaaaaatcgttgtgtcgtctgatatgttcactcacaacttAACATAAAGGATTCACCGAAAAGCATGGATGTTGCAAGCTGATGAATGAAAGCAGCTGCCTTAACTTCCATGCCATATAAGCTATGATATAGTGTACTGTACTGGTTTGAGTATGGTGTGGTATACTAGTAGGAACTGGggttgtttagcctggaaaagaggagatatgatagccatcttcaaatatctcaagggctgtcacatggaagatggagcaagcttgttttctttggAGGGTCGGACTTGATTCAATGGCTTCAGgatacaggaaaggagattcttttttaaaatataatttttattaagttttccatattttattacatttcaatatcaaagaattaaaaaacaataattcaTGACTTAAAACATTGCTTAAATAAAGCAtcgacctccttccttccctctaacAGACTTCCATATCTCATTACCAATTTCTCCACATTCCTAAATTCACTTTTTTACCTTAAATCAATCTTTTAACAATCACCTACTTATAAGTAAATCAGCTCCTTAATTTCCCATTACCAAACATTTGAACTTAAATCTACAAACGTATTCaactgtttacaattttctttcatatagagTATAAATTTGCCCCAGTCCTTTTGGAACAAATCATCACAGCAATTCCGAATCTTCCCCATCAGCTTCGCCAGCTCCACATATTCGACCATCTTTACTTGCCAATCTTCCAATGTGGGGAGTTCttgttgcttccatttctgggccaggagTATTCTTgcagccgttgttgcatacatgaacaaatttaCATCGTTCATTTGAATTTCCTCAATTAACCCCAACAGGAAAGCCTCtgggttttttgctgaaattatacttaaatatctttttcaattcattatatatagtatcccaaaaggctttaatcttggagcaagtccaccacatatgcaaGAAATTCccccaggaaaggagattcttactaaacatcaggaaaaactttctgacagtaagagctgtttgacagtgcaacagtctcccttgggacactgtggactccccttccttggaggtttttaagcagaggttggatggctatctgtcattgATGGATTGCAGGaatctcctcttttacaggatAAACATTcctagctccttcaaccattcctcataaggcttggtttccagacccttgatcatcttagttgtcctcgtctgcacacgttccagcttgtcaacatccttcttaaactgtggtgctcaAAATTGGACACGGGATTCCAGGTGTgatttgaccaaggcagaacagagtggtaccattatttcccttgatctggactgatgaagcctagaacagcattagcttttttctcctcacactgttgactcatgttcagcttgaggtccaccaagacccctagacctctctctctgtctctttcctcacTCTCTCCAGGCACGATGCTGGTGGTCACCGGCTTCACCTACTTCCTGCTCAGTAAGCAACAGAAAGAAACGAGAACACCTGGAGAAGAACAATACACGGATTCCCAAAGCGCAGCTGTAGCTATGACGGATGCAGGCGACACTGAGCAAACCTACACCTTCCCCAGGGGAGCACCTCGAGGGCAACGCAACTCCCTTCTTGGGTTTCTGAGGAGCTTCTTCAAAAGCTGCAAGAAGCAGGATACCGTGGAGGCCTCTTCGAGCTCACCGCCCACAAGGAGGCAGGTGCACTTTGAAGAGAAGGTGGTGAACATCATTCTTTCTGTCAAAGAAAGCCCAGAAGAGCAGGAGAGCTTGGCTGAGGAAACCACATCTGACTTGGCTCCCATCCTTCCGCCCCAGTTGTGACAGCCTACAGCGGAGACAGCAACAGCAAGAACGGGCTCTTTCTGCTTCTCTATGATCCTAGTGTTTGCTGCAGAGACACCTGGAGGCAACTTGTAGAATAAACCTCCCAGCTTTGgtttaggccaggggtaggcaacctaaggcccatgagccggatgcagcccaatcgccttctcaatccagtccatGGATGgtccagcatgtttttacatgagtagaatgtgtgcttttattgaaaatgcatctctgggttatttgtggggcataggaattcgttcattccccccccccaaaaaaaatatcctctggcccaccacatggtctgaggggtggtggaccggcccatagctgaaaaaggttgctgacccctggtttaggccAATGAGAGCAGCCAAGAACTTTCGTTGGCTGAAGTTGGTGGGCAGGGATGAATTCCCCAATCGTCCCCATCCTGTTCTCCCGAGTCCATTCATCTCTACGTTTATTGAAGGAGGGATTTGcctgggttttttgttgttgttgttgcttcctTGTTGTTAGCCGTTTGGTTACTACCATAAGACTTCAAAGTCTCCAGTCTGTGGAACGGAGCCAGGACTATGTTGCAGAAAACAGTGAACACAGGAACACAGTGACTGAGAGGGACATAGACCAGGCAACAGCTCACATTTTGTGTCGGTGTCCCTCCATTAATTATCTAGAATCTGACACACATAAACGTGTTTTAATTGAGCATTGTGGCTTCCAAGGCCCCAGAGGGGTAGCAAAAACTCCCCTTTCCAGATTTTCTTCAGTGATGTCGTAAGAATTCCTAAAGgatgaaaaacatcttcatgtatgcgacaacggccccgagagttttaatagcacaaggatggaagactgaagaaaccccaactaaagaatcatggcaagaaaaattgatggactatgcagaactggcaaaactgacatacaagctatgggacaaggataactgtgactgtGATAATTATTacttaaatagtttgaggatctatacaactgtgcaacatgcagaaaacagcatttttagagaaatcaaagactggaactgagggaagtcgggggggtgggtgggttctgtgggggagggggaaaagggggaaaataaggatgatatgtttctggataatatgttttgttttaattttgaataaaaagtaataaaaaaaattcctaaaggaaggagggaaataaTAAACCTCATAGCCCGCCAGGTTGTTTTGGGCCTAAAGTTGTCTCTATCTTGCTCCCATTGGCTGTGCTTAGCCAGCAGTAAAATAAAACAGCTAGCAAAAgacttccaagtgtccctgttttccagagacagtttcagatttacagaagctgtaaatctgatttgatcctgaaatgtgcCACTTCtccataggacgtccctatttccttaggacgtccctattttcatcggagaaatgttggagggtatggagttatgtgacccctgagccaaggagataagtaactatactacaacctttagaagacacctgaaggcagtcctgtagtgcgaagctttttaatgtttaatgttttattatgtttttatatatgttgaaagccacccagtgtggctgaggcaacccagtcagatgggcggggtacaaataataaaattattattattatcatggaataggacgtccctattttcatcggagaaatgttggagggtgtgtaacAAGTCTCACAGAGCAGAGTCAGATGAGAGGAAAGGAAAAATAGCCTACAAAGGCTGTGGACCAGGGCATCACCCACCAGTATTTACAGACCCTCcatgtgtccttattttccagggacgtccctgatttggagaagccgtcccggtttctgatttgatcccagaatgtcctgcctttccttaggatttccctgttttcattggagaaatgttggagggtatggagttatcccttccaactctaagattctttgAGCTGTCCTCCTGACCAAGCCATTTTATATACACCAAAAAGTGGCTGTAGTTAAGCCCATGTGGCCAAATGTGGCGAAAGAACCATGTATAGTTTCCCCTCCCTTTTACAGTAATCTGAGAGAGCGGAGGCAGGAAAATCTCACCCCTCTGCAGTCTGTTGCTTGAACTGTTTCATGGTAGCCTAGAGCAATGAACCTGAGTTATGGATTTCTCATATGGAAAGCACCCCTTTGCAACCTTTGTTTTGCCTGTGGAATGGAAACGAGTGTCAAACAGTTCAGAGAACGAGTAATATGAGATGTGCAAAGGGCTTTTTGCAtaccaaaaacacacaccctatAATATCATCCAGATACAAAAATAACCCAAACTCTTTTGCAAGCAGATGCAAAATACACCCAGATCTACAAATGCCCTGCGCTGCTTGGTTTGATCGCAGATGTAAGACAGTTCCTTTTCTGGGCTGAAGATGGCAATAGATTCCCATAAGAACCGATTGCAGTGGTGATCTGTTAGGTTGCTTCGCTTTGGTggacagaatgaatgaatgaatctttatttgcgtcagccatcggccatagcaataaaacaacaaaatgatatacaaagaatagaaataaaaagtcaaatatataaaatacattttagcgTTTTGAATCAAATTGAGTCAAATGGTGGATCAttttctgattgccccagctaaaaaccttgcaacctttgctgtcacctgctcat comes from the Podarcis muralis chromosome 6, rPodMur119.hap1.1, whole genome shotgun sequence genome and includes:
- the TMEM72 gene encoding transmembrane protein 72 → MMFLWEGRGSLTPGSLHLSAGSQSIGLSQEFPKAQSASCPANMKQAAFWNTLEYTCRLLGISTGAVLIGVGTDTLLLGQFKSLAVYLLVSGIAVSLCEAAYFVGLLLTACCTPKTGSGMHTCWKHARRRGAFQKFLMYVLLSVACFLHPVIVWHVTIPGTMLVVTGFTYFLLSKQQKETRTPGEEQYTDSQSAAVAMTDAGDTEQTYTFPRGAPRGQRNSLLGFLRSFFKSCKKQDTVEASSSSPPTRRQVHFEEKVVNIILSVKESPEEQESLAEETTSDLAPILPPQL